A window from Zingiber officinale cultivar Zhangliang chromosome 7A, Zo_v1.1, whole genome shotgun sequence encodes these proteins:
- the LOC121999577 gene encoding NDR1/HIN1-like protein 6: protein MADGVYPPSKTTPRPGGHSFPPTKSQATGATRLAYRPHPAKARPSRRSSSRGFCCSCCLCFFVLLAVLFVLATVSGGIFYALYRPRRPAFSVTSFRVVAFSISSSGHVTSRFEVNVTSRNPNKKLAYLYDPISISVVSGGADIGDGSFPAFAQDSGSVTRLSAAASSAGQALDSATASELRRSSGGGVPVVVEMETKAGVKIGGLKTKRVGMKVRCEGLSVALPKGKKPAAVSSGGDCAVEVRVKIWKWSI, encoded by the coding sequence ATGGCCGACGGCGTCTACCCTCCCTCCAAGACCACCCCCCGACCTGGCGGACACTCCTTCCCGCCCACCAAGTCCCAGGCGACCGGAGCCACACGCCTGGCCTACCGCCCCCACCCCGCCAAGGCACGTCCCAGCCGCCGCAGCAGCAGCCGCGGCTTCTGCTGCTCCTGCTGCCTCTGTTTCTTCGTGCTTCTGGCCGTTCTCTTCGTCCTGGCCACTGTTTCCGGGGGAATATTCTACGCCCTCTACCGCCCCCGCCGCCCCGCCTTCTCCGTAACCAGCTTCCGTGTCGTCGCATTCAGCATCTCCTCTTCCGGCCACGTCACCTCCCGCTTCGAAGTCAACGTCACCTCCCGCAACCCCAACAAGAAGCTCGCCTACCTCTACGACCCCATCAGCATCTCCGTCGTCTCCGGCGGCGCCGACATCGGCGACGGCTCTTTCCCTGCGTTCGCCCAGGACTCCGGCAGCGTGACCCGGCTCTCCGCGGCTGCTTCGAGCGCGGGGCAGGCGCTGGACTCTGCCACGGCGTCGGAGCTGAGGAGGAGCAGCGGCGGCGGCGTGCCGGTGGTGGTGGAGATGGAGACGAAGGCCGGCGTGAAGATTGGGGGGCTGAAGACGAAGCGGGTCGGGATGAAGGTGAGGTGTGAGGGGCTCAGCGTGGCGTTGCCCAAAGGGAAGAAGCCGGCCGCGGTCTCGTCCGGCGGCGACTGCGCAGTCGAAGTCCGGGTCAAGATCTGGAAGTGGAGTATCTAG